TCAACTTAGTTTCGGGCTCTCAAGGATTGGATGATGTTGTATTTGGAAATCTAATAGGTAGCAATATTTTCAATTTATTTTTCATATTGGGCATAGCAGGTGTTATAAGACCGCTTGTAGTTCAGTCTGAAACCGTTTGGAAAGAGATTCCATTTGGAATGGCTTTGGTAATTATCTTATTCATCCTAGTAAATGATGTTTTCTTTTTTGGCAGCGAAGAAAACAGCGCAGGCTTAATTGATGGATTTATACTTTTATTATTGTTCGTTGCATTTATTTACTACGTCTTTTATAATGTCAAAAACAATAGCGATGTAATTGAAACAAATGTCAAAGAAACACCTATTTACAATCATTGGGTAACACTATTAATGATTCTAGGTGGAATTACTGGTTTGGTAATAGGCGGGAAGCTAGTGGTTGACAATGCTGTGGAAATTGCGCGTAGTTTTGAATTAAGCGAAAAATTAATCGGCTTGACAATTTTGGCCGCAGGAACCTCCTTACCTGAATTAGCCACTAGTGCGGTGGCAGCATTTCGAAACAGAGCAGATATCGCCATAGGCAATGTCATAGGTTCTAACATTTTCAATTTAACCTTCATTTTAGGGATCAATTCGCTGGTGACACCCCTAAATTTCAACACTGAAATGAACTTTGACTTTTTTGTTCTAATCGGAGGTTCCATCATGCTTTTCATCTTCATGTTTACCTTAAAAAGTAAAAAGTTGGACCGCTGGGAAGCCGTTCTTTATTTGATTACGTTCATAGCTTATGTCTGCTATATTTTCATCAGAAAATAACCAACATTAACACCTGAAAATCAACGTCTTAAAAATTTATTGAAAATATTTTCTTTACAAGAAACTAATTGTAACTTCTGGCGTTATCGCATTACTTTTAATAGACAATTTGAAAAATAACATACTCCGACTGGATATTTCCAGGCAACCTACTGACAGCACTTGCGGTCCAACAAGTTTACATGCTGTTTATAATTATTTCAATGAAGATCTTAGCTTAGAGGAAGTCATCCAATCCATAGAATATTTGGCAAGTGGTGGAACATTAGCTGTTATGTTGGGTATAGATGCCTTGAAAAGGGGGTTTCAAGCTGAAATCATAACTTTTAATTTAAAAATATTTGATCCTAGTTGGTTTCAAAATGAAAATATTGATTTAGTACATAAATTAAAAGAACAACTTAAACACAAAAAGACTCCGAAATTTAAACAAGCCTCTAAAGCATACATACAATTTCTGGAAAGCGGTGGGAAAATTTCATACAAGACTCTAAGTAAAGATTTAATACAATCATACTTGAGCAAAGAAATCCCTATTTTGACAGGTCTAAGTGCCACTTATCTGTATAATGAGAAAAGAGAGTTTGGTGAAGAACCTGTACTTTATGATGATATTAAGGGGCAACCATCAGGTCATTTTGTTGTTTTAAATGGATTGAATTATGAAAATGGAAGTGTAAAAGTAGCAGATCCACTTCATGCTAATCCGTTCGAAACGCAAAATTATTCTGTCGATATCGATCATCTAATTTGCGCTATTCTATTAGGTATTATTACCTATGATGCTAACTTATTAATTATTAATAAATGAAAATTATCATAACCGTTACGAACCTAAAAGATTGG
This is a stretch of genomic DNA from Marivirga harenae. It encodes these proteins:
- a CDS encoding calcium/sodium antiporter, with amino-acid sequence MELLLDTGLIVLGFILLIKGADFMVTGASSFAKKFNVSEIAIGLTIVAMGTSAPELVVNLVSGSQGLDDVVFGNLIGSNIFNLFFILGIAGVIRPLVVQSETVWKEIPFGMALVIILFILVNDVFFFGSEENSAGLIDGFILLLLFVAFIYYVFYNVKNNSDVIETNVKETPIYNHWVTLLMILGGITGLVIGGKLVVDNAVEIARSFELSEKLIGLTILAAGTSLPELATSAVAAFRNRADIAIGNVIGSNIFNLTFILGINSLVTPLNFNTEMNFDFFVLIGGSIMLFIFMFTLKSKKLDRWEAVLYLITFIAYVCYIFIRK
- a CDS encoding C39 family peptidase, giving the protein MKNNILRLDISRQPTDSTCGPTSLHAVYNYFNEDLSLEEVIQSIEYLASGGTLAVMLGIDALKRGFQAEIITFNLKIFDPSWFQNENIDLVHKLKEQLKHKKTPKFKQASKAYIQFLESGGKISYKTLSKDLIQSYLSKEIPILTGLSATYLYNEKREFGEEPVLYDDIKGQPSGHFVVLNGLNYENGSVKVADPLHANPFETQNYSVDIDHLICAILLGIITYDANLLIINK